TCTTTGAACTATCCGACGAACTGATTTTCCCGCATCCCAAACTGGCGGAGAAGGACGGCCTGCTGGCTTATGGTGGCGATCTGTGTGTTGAGAGACTATTGCTGGCCTATTCGAATGGCATTTTCCCCTGGTATGACGAAGATTCGCCCATCATGTGGTGGTCGCCAAATCCAAGGATGGTTTTGTTTCCGGAAAAAATAAAAATTTCTGATTCATTATCCCGAACCCTCAGGAGTGAAAAATTTAAGGTTACTTTTGACCACGATTTTGAACAGGTTATCCGCAGGTGCGCAGCAGTTCAGCGTCCGGGGCAGCACGGAACATGGATAGTACCTGAAATGCAGGAGGCTTACATCCGGTTGTATCAGGCTGGATTTGCACACTCAGCCGAAACCTGGCACGAAGGAAAGTTGGTCGGCGGGTTGTATGGTGTGTCGCTGGGAAGGATGTTTTTTGGCGAGTCCATGTTCCACCTGATGAGGGATGCTTCAAAGGTGGCGCTCGTCCACCTGGTCGGGCAATTGACAAAATGGGACTTTCACTTGATTGATGCCCAGCAGGACACTGAACACATGCGCAGTCTTGGCGGCGAATTGGTCAGCATAGACAGGTTTCTCGAATTGATAAATAATGCACTTCAATATCCAACAATTAAGGGAAAATGGTGTTAATTGTAAAACTTTTTAAACAACAAAAATGAGCTTTGAAATTAAAGGAAAATTAATCGAAAAGTATGATGCGGTGCAGGTTACCGACCGTTTCAGAAAACGTGAGTTTGTGATCGAGTTCAGAGAGAATGCCGGTTCAGGCGACTTTGTTGAAACGATTAAGTTTCAAATGACGCAGGATCGTTGCGATCTGCTCGACAATGTTCAGATGGGAGAGGAGATTAAAATCAACTTTAACATTAAAGGACGGCGCTGGGAAAAGGATGGCCAGGTCAGTTATTTCAACAACCTGGAAGCATGGAAAATTGA
This sequence is a window from Bacteroidales bacterium. Protein-coding genes within it:
- a CDS encoding DUF3127 domain-containing protein — encoded protein: MSFEIKGKLIEKYDAVQVTDRFRKREFVIEFRENAGSGDFVETIKFQMTQDRCDLLDNVQMGEEIKINFNIKGRRWEKDGQVSYFNNLEAWKIEKLGSAQPDIPPPHTMDDIPPEPSDDLPF
- a CDS encoding leucyl/phenylalanyl-tRNA--protein transferase, producing the protein MPVFELSDELIFPHPKLAEKDGLLAYGGDLCVERLLLAYSNGIFPWYDEDSPIMWWSPNPRMVLFPEKIKISDSLSRTLRSEKFKVTFDHDFEQVIRRCAAVQRPGQHGTWIVPEMQEAYIRLYQAGFAHSAETWHEGKLVGGLYGVSLGRMFFGESMFHLMRDASKVALVHLVGQLTKWDFHLIDAQQDTEHMRSLGGELVSIDRFLELINNALQYPTIKGKWC